From one Gemmatimonadota bacterium genomic stretch:
- a CDS encoding NAD-dependent epimerase/dehydratase family protein produces the protein MATVNEGNVVLFGAGGPVGAAAISALKGHYTLRVTDLRPMTEIAVSPPQSPRAPIPEVLGPPHENRVVDITDYAQVLAVCEGMNAAINVSVIRPHPVLAFQVNMVGAYNVAKACVACGIKRLIHTGPFHTSLDHNADYWHDFQLDADIPLHPGDDLYAVTKYLGGHVTRVFAEREGLEVLAFVYTQFRPGEVLPEEYGRGAHPYTTSWEDTGEAFLYGLRAPEMPSPYENFFICARLPHDKYRPDKAKRLLGWEAKDRFEALYVRSSGVGD, from the coding sequence ATGGCGACTGTAAATGAGGGGAATGTGGTGTTGTTCGGGGCTGGTGGTCCGGTGGGGGCAGCGGCGATTTCTGCGCTTAAAGGCCATTATACTTTGCGGGTGACCGATCTTCGGCCTATGACAGAGATCGCGGTTTCGCCGCCGCAGAGTCCCCGGGCGCCGATTCCAGAGGTGTTGGGTCCGCCGCACGAGAATCGGGTTGTGGATATTACGGATTACGCGCAGGTGCTGGCTGTGTGCGAGGGTATGAATGCGGCGATCAATGTGTCTGTGATTCGGCCACATCCGGTGCTGGCTTTTCAGGTGAATATGGTGGGTGCGTACAATGTGGCTAAAGCCTGCGTGGCTTGTGGGATTAAGCGGCTGATCCACACGGGACCTTTTCACACTTCGCTGGATCACAATGCCGATTATTGGCACGATTTTCAGTTGGATGCCGATATCCCGCTGCATCCTGGCGATGATCTCTACGCTGTGACCAAGTATCTGGGCGGGCATGTGACACGCGTTTTTGCCGAGCGCGAGGGCCTGGAGGTGCTTGCATTTGTTTATACGCAGTTTCGACCGGGAGAGGTGCTGCCCGAAGAATATGGGCGCGGCGCACATCCTTATACGACGTCGTGGGAGGATACTGGCGAGGCGTTTTTGTACGGATTGCGAGCGCCCGAGATGCCGTCGCCTTATGAGAATTTTTTCATTTGTGCGCGGTTGCCGCACGATAAGTATCGGCCCGATAAGGCGAAGCGGTTGTTGGGATGGGAGGCGAAGGATCGCTTCGAGGCGTTGTATGTGCGGTCTTCAGGGGTGGGTGATTAG
- a CDS encoding ABC transporter permease codes for MFKNYLVIAIRNLLKYKMYSAINVIGLGIGIGCVILIGLFVQNELAVNTQHPHADRLYRIIGEYRSENGQTTYDWRISGAIGPTLARDFPEVEISTRTMLRQAWVQHKETVLNRVFCLADPNCLDVFNFPIIQGDKSALLQHNSVFITESMVRDYFGDQDPIGKVLTVEGAYIGGDYTVAGVLKDLPRRSSIRFDMLSASVWPAFLSRYWNAYLPTAHWRGGITVHVRLKENTSVEKLALKIPAMVEQYMGPEMVARTTYHFQPMDEVHLYSRRDYGLQDVFDIQGPVIHGNIAHVYAASATAILIFLIASINFINLTTARSANRAREVGLRKVVGAHRGQLALQFLAESVIFSVLSLIVGLVVISDFLPHFNDYTGNSLTLDITGNMALALVGLSLITGLITGIYPAFLLSRFRPVEVLKGTLAAGARGRLLRKVLVVFQFSTSIALIVITLVVFNQMSYIQNKDLGFDKEYVIESRLLWESRNSRLREDRLWERYNVVKDVFLQHPNITAATIARSSHGRTAPQATFSAYEPGKEELRMGRNEVDEDFLSFFNIELVAGRDFSEDAAKRYDSESFVPRDQLEQLKVHGQAEYILNETAVKMLDWADPIGKPFGVKGRRPGRVIGVVKDFHARTLHEPLGPMVLYANNAVPKTLYLKVSPHNFDETVAHMEKVWKHFLPIRPFAYTFMDDNLNQQYTQERQLSRAMSVFAALAIFVACLGLLGLVSFLTEQRKKEVGIRKVLGASAGLVVGLFLKEFIRLVLVSCLLAWPIAYWATNEWLQNFAYRIEISALPFLVGGVCMVVLTTITVAYKVIKTAQANPIEALRHE; via the coding sequence ATGTTCAAAAACTATCTCGTCATCGCGATTCGCAATTTGCTCAAATACAAAATGTACTCAGCGATCAATGTTATCGGGCTGGGCATTGGCATCGGGTGTGTCATCTTGATCGGTCTGTTTGTACAAAACGAATTGGCTGTTAACACACAACATCCGCATGCAGATCGCTTGTATCGAATCATTGGTGAGTATCGATCAGAAAATGGTCAGACAACATACGACTGGCGCATTTCGGGGGCAATTGGCCCCACTTTGGCACGCGATTTCCCCGAAGTTGAAATCTCCACACGCACAATGCTTCGCCAAGCCTGGGTGCAGCATAAAGAGACAGTCTTGAATCGGGTATTTTGTCTCGCGGACCCGAATTGCCTGGATGTATTCAACTTTCCAATAATACAGGGTGACAAGTCTGCTCTTTTACAGCATAATTCTGTTTTTATCACCGAGTCTATGGTACGCGATTATTTTGGCGATCAAGACCCCATCGGCAAAGTGCTTACGGTCGAAGGGGCCTATATCGGGGGCGATTATACTGTCGCGGGTGTGCTTAAAGATTTGCCCAGGCGATCTTCGATTCGTTTTGATATGCTTTCAGCCTCTGTCTGGCCTGCTTTTCTTTCTCGATACTGGAATGCCTATTTGCCAACAGCACATTGGCGAGGCGGAATCACGGTCCACGTACGGTTAAAAGAAAACACGTCAGTTGAAAAATTGGCTTTAAAAATACCCGCGATGGTGGAACAGTATATGGGACCGGAAATGGTAGCACGCACGACGTATCACTTCCAGCCCATGGATGAAGTGCATTTGTACTCGAGACGCGATTATGGACTTCAGGACGTATTCGACATTCAAGGGCCAGTGATACATGGCAATATTGCACATGTTTATGCTGCATCTGCTACAGCCATTCTCATTTTTTTAATTGCGAGCATCAACTTCATCAATTTGACCACAGCCCGATCAGCTAACCGGGCACGCGAGGTGGGATTGCGAAAAGTGGTCGGCGCGCATCGAGGACAACTCGCTTTGCAATTTTTGGCCGAGTCGGTGATTTTCTCTGTATTGAGTTTGATTGTGGGGTTAGTTGTTATTTCTGATTTCTTACCACATTTCAACGACTATACGGGTAATTCTTTGACATTGGATATCACGGGCAATATGGCACTTGCTCTGGTTGGATTATCTCTGATAACAGGACTTATTACGGGGATTTATCCAGCATTTCTTTTATCGCGATTTCGGCCTGTTGAAGTGCTCAAAGGCACACTCGCAGCAGGTGCTCGCGGTAGGTTATTGCGCAAAGTGCTGGTGGTTTTTCAGTTTAGTACATCTATTGCACTGATTGTGATCACATTGGTTGTGTTTAATCAAATGTCGTATATCCAAAACAAAGATCTGGGATTTGACAAAGAGTACGTTATTGAGTCCCGTCTTTTGTGGGAGTCTCGCAATTCTCGTTTGCGTGAAGATCGCTTGTGGGAACGGTACAATGTTGTCAAAGATGTGTTTTTGCAGCATCCCAATATTACGGCTGCAACAATTGCGCGTTCTTCACACGGACGCACTGCGCCACAAGCGACTTTTAGTGCTTATGAACCGGGCAAAGAAGAATTGCGTATGGGCAGGAATGAAGTGGATGAAGATTTTCTGAGTTTCTTCAATATTGAACTTGTTGCGGGTCGAGACTTTTCAGAAGACGCAGCGAAAAGGTATGATTCGGAATCATTTGTGCCCCGAGATCAGTTGGAGCAATTGAAGGTTCACGGTCAGGCAGAATACATTCTCAATGAAACCGCTGTTAAAATGCTGGATTGGGCAGACCCCATTGGCAAACCATTTGGTGTGAAGGGACGAAGACCAGGGCGTGTTATAGGCGTGGTTAAAGACTTTCACGCGCGCACATTGCACGAGCCGCTTGGCCCTATGGTTTTATATGCGAACAACGCGGTACCCAAGACACTTTATCTAAAGGTAAGCCCTCATAATTTCGATGAAACCGTTGCACACATGGAAAAGGTATGGAAACATTTTTTGCCGATTCGCCCTTTTGCTTACACGTTTATGGATGACAATCTGAATCAGCAATATACCCAGGAGCGACAGTTGAGCCGCGCGATGAGCGTTTTTGCTGCTCTGGCTATTTTTGTTGCGTGTCTGGGCCTATTGGGGCTGGTCTCATTTTTGACCGAACAGCGCAAAAAGGAAGTGGGTATTCGCAAGGTGTTGGGTGCATCTGCAGGTCTTGTTGTAGGGCTGTTCTTGAAAGAGTTTATTCGCCTGGTATTGGTATCCTGTTTATTGGCATGGCCGATTGCCTATTGGGCAACCAATGAATGGTTACAGAATTTTGCCTATCGCATTGAGATTTCGGCACTGCCGTTTTTAGTAGGTGGTGTGTGTATGGTTGTCCTGACAACAATAACAGTAGCGTATAAGGTCATCAAAACAGCTCAGGCAAATCCAATAGAGGCCTTGCGGCATGAATGA
- a CDS encoding ABC transporter permease, with translation MITSELLLSFKLKFPDLMVGTDLILHITKGFPMICQRGLTMWKNYLTIIIRNIRNHRLYSLINVVGLSVGLTSCGLILLWIQHEIKYDQHHLNGDRIYRVLRQVKNKTTGDSYFNYGTLGPLGPALKADFPEIETMTRIFTRNAWVRYKDKGFQENFCVADDSFFNVFTFPFLKGDHQAILKHPSSVVVTESTARKYFGNENPIGKVITVESRYTGGDYEIVGILKDLPSQSTLQFDILTFTVPSLPLMHAVWERWRKSSFRPVQTYLLLSKGTSPADLERKLPDFTTRYFDLETRANTTYHLQPFRRIYLYSYSDYGITDGGDITYVYLFSAIGALILLIACANFMNLATARSAKRAREVGIRKTVGAHKGQLISQFFSESLFISLLSLLFSISLIELVLPAFEQFVGIDLRFGVSELLIMIILTVLMGFIAGSYPAFFLSSFQPIQVLGGKYSHTLKGVRMREVLIVFQFCVSIALIICTGVVYQQLNYIKNKKLGFNEEMVVMMPLFATDRSLTIKYELIKQEFLKHPNIHRATASQITFGYDGGRELVIPEGIDGEEVRMRHLVVDEDFLDTFEIDVIAGRNLNKDIASDSFEAFILNETAVKQLGWKDPVGKQFTWLLNNRRGTVIGVVRDFHLLSLHEEIEPIFICKWQTQWNWLSVKIGRENVSSTIDFMASKWKQFIPNRPFDSAFLSENLERSYLKEINIFNVLEIFTLLASFVACMGLFGLANFSVEQRIKEIGIRKVLGANLADIFTLLSKEFLKLIAIAYVLALPLAYYAGEQWLQNFAYRINQSVVVFIIGAVSGIIVTLLIVGYQAGKAWSEDPVKMLRQE, from the coding sequence ATGATTACTTCTGAGTTGCTGTTGTCATTCAAACTGAAGTTCCCCGATTTAATGGTGGGAACTGATCTCATATTGCATATCACTAAGGGCTTTCCAATGATTTGTCAACGGGGTCTTACCATGTGGAAAAATTATCTCACCATAATCATACGAAACATCCGCAATCACAGGCTTTATTCACTGATTAACGTAGTCGGACTATCGGTAGGCCTGACGAGCTGTGGCCTAATCCTCCTGTGGATACAGCATGAGATAAAATACGATCAACACCATCTCAACGGAGACCGCATTTACAGGGTATTGAGACAGGTCAAAAACAAAACGACTGGAGATTCCTACTTCAATTATGGCACCCTGGGACCTTTAGGCCCTGCTCTCAAAGCCGACTTCCCCGAAATCGAGACGATGACCCGAATTTTTACCCGTAATGCGTGGGTTCGGTACAAAGATAAGGGATTCCAAGAGAACTTCTGTGTTGCCGATGATAGTTTTTTCAATGTATTCACATTTCCGTTCCTGAAGGGCGATCATCAAGCTATTCTGAAACACCCTTCTTCTGTAGTCGTTACAGAATCCACTGCACGAAAATATTTTGGTAATGAAAATCCTATCGGCAAGGTAATTACTGTAGAAAGTCGTTACACGGGAGGAGATTATGAGATTGTAGGCATCTTAAAAGATTTGCCGAGTCAATCAACACTTCAATTCGACATTCTGACGTTTACTGTTCCTTCTTTACCACTGATGCATGCGGTTTGGGAAAGATGGCGTAAATCTTCCTTTCGCCCTGTCCAAACTTATCTATTGCTTTCCAAAGGCACTTCTCCTGCTGATTTAGAGCGCAAATTGCCGGATTTTACCACCCGCTATTTTGACCTCGAAACGCGTGCAAACACAACGTATCACCTGCAACCTTTTCGCCGGATCTATCTCTACTCATATTCAGACTACGGTATAACAGACGGTGGAGACATTACCTATGTCTATTTATTTTCTGCGATCGGTGCGTTGATTCTCCTCATCGCTTGTGCGAACTTTATGAATTTGGCAACAGCGCGTTCAGCCAAAAGGGCAAGAGAAGTGGGCATTCGCAAGACTGTCGGCGCACACAAAGGTCAATTAATCAGTCAATTCTTCAGTGAATCGCTATTCATATCACTCCTGTCTTTGCTCTTTTCCATTTCACTGATTGAACTTGTCCTGCCAGCATTTGAACAATTTGTGGGCATTGACTTGCGTTTTGGCGTCTCTGAACTTCTCATAATGATCATCCTTACCGTGCTGATGGGTTTCATCGCTGGAAGCTATCCCGCTTTCTTTCTCTCAAGTTTTCAACCCATACAGGTATTAGGTGGCAAGTACTCACACACCTTAAAAGGTGTTCGCATGCGAGAAGTCCTGATCGTCTTTCAATTCTGTGTGTCTATTGCCCTCATAATTTGCACTGGCGTGGTCTATCAACAACTGAATTATATCAAAAACAAAAAACTTGGCTTCAACGAAGAAATGGTAGTCATGATGCCGCTATTTGCAACAGACCGTTCTCTCACCATTAAGTATGAATTGATCAAGCAGGAATTTCTCAAGCATCCCAATATTCACCGTGCAACTGCATCTCAAATCACATTCGGGTATGACGGAGGACGTGAGCTTGTCATTCCAGAAGGAATTGATGGCGAAGAGGTCAGAATGAGGCATCTGGTAGTAGATGAAGATTTTTTGGACACATTCGAAATCGATGTGATAGCTGGAAGAAATCTGAATAAGGATATTGCGAGCGATTCTTTTGAAGCATTTATTCTCAACGAGACGGCTGTTAAACAACTCGGATGGAAAGATCCTGTTGGAAAGCAATTTACCTGGCTTCTTAATAATCGTCGTGGAACAGTAATTGGGGTCGTGCGCGATTTTCATCTGCTGTCTCTCCATGAAGAAATAGAGCCAATTTTTATATGCAAGTGGCAGACACAATGGAATTGGCTATCAGTCAAAATTGGACGGGAGAACGTCTCATCAACAATAGATTTCATGGCGTCAAAGTGGAAGCAATTCATCCCTAACCGGCCTTTTGACAGCGCGTTTCTAAGCGAAAACCTCGAAAGATCTTATCTAAAGGAAATCAACATATTCAATGTCCTTGAAATCTTCACGCTTCTCGCTTCTTTTGTCGCTTGTATGGGACTATTTGGCCTTGCAAATTTCAGTGTTGAACAAAGAATCAAAGAAATTGGAATCCGCAAAGTACTGGGTGCGAATCTCGCAGATATTTTCACATTGCTTTCAAAAGAGTTTCTGAAGTTAATCGCGATCGCTTATGTGTTGGCACTTCCCCTCGCTTATTATGCCGGGGAGCAATGGCTACAAAATTTTGCATACCGAATAAATCAGAGCGTGGTCGTTTTTATTATCGGAGCAGTCTCAGGCATCATTGTCACCCTATTAATCGTGGGCTATCAAGCTGGCAAAGCCTGGTCTGAAGACCCGGTTAAAATGCTCCGTCAGGAGTAA
- a CDS encoding ABC transporter permease has product MFENYLKVAVRNLIKFKMFSFLNISGLAIGMACCILVFLYIQDEIGYDQFHEKSNRIYRVLREREANSGESQTHPGTSGALAPSLLKDFSEIQSAVRTWDIDTWINYKDKWFKQKFMMTDSKIFEIFSFPFIKGDPRTALVEPYTIVLTREMANKFFPDENPIGRTITVEHRYFRGDYKITGVLENIPINSTIQFDFLASSASSEWRQKEFAGTVWERWQRESGWLPIETFILLQEGYPPSELEQKLSDFMLRYMGEEIQSNNVYHLQPLDRIHLYSNVDYGMTMYSDISYIYLLSTLAFFILLIAGINFVNLATARATTRAMEVGMRKVVGANRRILIVQFLGESFLLSLLALLLALSFVELFLPTFNAFTLKALSLNIQNGSLLVGLSGITVLVGLFSGIYPAFVLSAFEPMDILKGGKLVSTKNNARFRKGLVIFQSSISVICIIGTITIFNQMKYMRNKDLGFNKDQVMILELYMTDRSLTSNYRAIHQEFIKHPDILAATASHTLPNIGWGERWVVYPEGSNSDGWEMNILAADEDFLNFFDIKVKEGRNFSSDIGRDTTNAYILNETAVKQLGWEKPIGKQFEWNDRPGKVIGVVEDFHLLSLHEKIGPVFVCMWVPKWNYLSLKIRKDNIANTIQFVENQWKRLIPNFPFNFHFLDENIDKWNYEAEIKLEKMLRLVSLLTIFVACLGLFGLTAFTVQYRTHEMSIRKVLGASKFNIWWLLVRDFLGLILLTNIIAWPIAFFVMEAWLQDFHYRVHVDLITLILGGGISLMIALLTIVYHTLKTALLNPIHHLRYK; this is encoded by the coding sequence ATGTTTGAAAACTATCTAAAAGTTGCAGTTCGAAACCTGATTAAATTTAAGATGTTTTCATTCCTGAATATCAGTGGTTTAGCTATCGGGATGGCCTGTTGTATTTTGGTTTTTTTGTATATACAGGATGAAATAGGGTATGACCAGTTCCACGAAAAAAGCAATCGCATTTACCGGGTGCTGAGAGAAAGGGAAGCCAATAGTGGCGAATCCCAGACGCATCCGGGCACTTCAGGTGCGCTTGCACCGTCTCTGCTGAAAGATTTTTCAGAAATACAAAGTGCTGTCCGGACCTGGGACATTGATACCTGGATAAACTATAAAGACAAATGGTTTAAACAAAAATTTATGATGACCGATTCTAAAATCTTTGAAATCTTCTCCTTTCCTTTCATAAAAGGCGATCCGAGGACAGCTCTGGTGGAACCTTATACCATTGTTCTCACCCGGGAAATGGCGAATAAATTCTTCCCTGACGAAAATCCCATAGGCCGAACAATCACCGTTGAACACCGATATTTTAGAGGGGATTACAAAATCACAGGTGTCCTGGAAAATATACCAATAAATTCGACAATTCAATTCGATTTTCTCGCTTCGTCTGCATCATCAGAATGGAGACAAAAAGAGTTTGCTGGCACTGTGTGGGAAAGATGGCAGCGCGAGAGTGGTTGGCTGCCAATAGAAACTTTTATTTTGCTACAAGAAGGGTATCCACCTTCCGAATTGGAACAAAAATTGAGCGATTTTATGCTTCGTTATATGGGCGAGGAAATCCAATCAAACAATGTCTATCACCTGCAGCCGCTCGATCGTATCCACCTCTATTCTAACGTAGATTACGGTATGACCATGTATAGCGACATCTCGTATATCTACTTACTCTCTACACTTGCCTTTTTTATTTTACTCATTGCCGGTATCAATTTCGTGAATCTCGCTACAGCACGCGCCACCACCAGGGCAATGGAAGTAGGTATGCGGAAAGTGGTAGGTGCTAATCGGCGGATATTGATTGTGCAATTTTTGGGAGAATCCTTTCTGCTATCATTGCTCGCCCTCTTGTTGGCATTGAGTTTTGTCGAGCTTTTCCTGCCTACCTTTAATGCTTTTACACTTAAGGCATTGTCACTAAATATTCAGAACGGATCTCTATTGGTCGGATTATCCGGCATTACGGTATTGGTCGGGCTATTTTCTGGAATTTATCCTGCTTTTGTTTTATCTGCCTTTGAGCCTATGGATATTCTCAAAGGAGGTAAATTAGTTTCTACTAAAAACAACGCCCGATTCCGAAAGGGATTGGTGATTTTTCAATCCTCAATTTCGGTTATATGTATCATCGGCACGATAACCATCTTTAATCAAATGAAGTACATGAGAAATAAAGACCTCGGTTTCAATAAAGATCAGGTCATGATTTTGGAGTTATACATGACAGATCGATCATTGACGAGCAATTATCGTGCAATACACCAGGAATTTATAAAACATCCAGATATATTGGCGGCAACGGCTTCTCATACATTGCCCAATATTGGGTGGGGAGAGCGCTGGGTGGTTTATCCAGAAGGAAGTAATTCGGATGGTTGGGAGATGAATATATTGGCTGCTGATGAGGACTTTCTGAACTTTTTTGACATCAAAGTTAAAGAAGGCCGAAATTTCTCAAGCGATATTGGACGCGACACCACAAATGCCTATATCCTGAATGAAACGGCGGTCAAACAACTGGGTTGGGAGAAGCCAATTGGCAAACAGTTTGAGTGGAATGATAGGCCCGGAAAAGTGATTGGCGTTGTCGAGGATTTTCATCTGCTATCTTTGCACGAAAAAATAGGACCTGTTTTCGTCTGCATGTGGGTTCCCAAATGGAATTATCTCTCCCTCAAAATTCGAAAAGATAATATTGCCAACACGATCCAATTCGTGGAAAACCAGTGGAAACGACTAATCCCAAATTTCCCCTTCAATTTTCATTTTTTAGATGAAAACATAGATAAATGGAATTATGAGGCTGAGATAAAATTAGAAAAAATGCTCCGATTAGTGTCACTGCTTACAATTTTTGTAGCCTGTCTGGGCTTATTTGGACTAACCGCTTTTACCGTGCAGTATCGCACCCACGAAATGAGTATCCGAAAGGTACTGGGAGCTTCTAAGTTCAACATCTGGTGGTTGCTCGTGAGGGATTTTTTAGGACTCATTTTATTGACCAACATCATTGCCTGGCCCATAGCTTTTTTCGTCATGGAGGCCTGGTTGCAGGATTTTCATTATCGCGTTCATGTGGATCTTATAACGCTGATCCTGGGTGGCGGAATATCCCTGATGATAGCCCTGCTTACCATCGTCTATCATACCCTAAAAACTGCTCTGTTAAATCCCATTCATCATTTGCGTTATAAATGA
- a CDS encoding HAD family hydrolase — MRISAISFDGDMTLWDFYKVMRHSLTHTLRELRQHVSTQRALDLTVEDMIAIRNRLAEEVKGEVWNLEEIRRLAFEKTLEYVGYPDSDLAMHLNKIYLKHRFEDIELYKDVEPALDILASYFKIGLLSNGNSYPERCGLAGRFDFVVLAQDVRVAKPDRRIFQITAQKACCPLARLLHVGDSLEQDVAGAGAAGAHTVWLNREGLTNDTGIKADYEISSLTDLSAILEVGRN, encoded by the coding sequence TTGCGAATTTCAGCGATTTCTTTTGATGGCGATATGACCTTGTGGGACTTCTATAAGGTCATGCGACATTCGTTAACGCATACATTGCGGGAATTGCGCCAGCATGTTTCGACCCAGCGCGCTTTAGACCTTACTGTTGAGGATATGATTGCGATTCGCAATCGGCTTGCTGAGGAAGTGAAAGGCGAGGTCTGGAATCTCGAGGAGATCAGACGGCTGGCATTTGAGAAGACGCTTGAATATGTTGGATATCCGGACAGTGATCTGGCCATGCATCTCAATAAGATATATCTGAAGCATCGTTTCGAAGATATTGAGTTGTATAAAGATGTTGAACCTGCGCTTGATATTTTGGCATCTTATTTCAAGATCGGGCTTTTGTCAAATGGGAACAGTTACCCGGAACGCTGTGGTCTCGCAGGTCGTTTTGACTTTGTTGTCCTTGCCCAGGATGTACGTGTTGCGAAGCCTGATCGAAGAATTTTTCAGATTACCGCACAAAAGGCGTGCTGTCCGCTGGCGCGGCTATTACACGTCGGAGATTCCCTGGAACAGGATGTTGCAGGTGCAGGTGCAGCCGGAGCGCATACGGTCTGGCTAAATCGCGAAGGTCTGACAAATGATACGGGGATCAAAGCGGATTACGAGATCAGTTCATTGACTGACCTCTCCGCGATATTGGAGGTAGGTCGAAACTGA